TATATTTGACCAGGCCGCGATCCACCAGGGTTTCCATCGCGCCCATGGTCTCTTTGATCGGCACCGAGGAATTGGGCCAATGGATCTGGTAGAGATCGATGTAGTCGGCCTCTAGCTCGCGCAGACTCTTGTTCGCCGCGCGCAGCACATCGTCGTGGCGGAGATTCCCGCCGGACACTTTGCTGGCGATGAACACTTTTTCCCGGATGCCTTTCACCGCCTGACCAACGGCATCCTCCGTACGGTACATTTCCGCCGTGTCGATGAGAAACGCTCCCAGCTCGATTCCCCGCCGTAGCGGCTCCACCCCGCCACGATATTTCCATACGCCTAGACCGATCTCTGGAATCATTACCTTGGTATTGCCAAGAGGTCGTAGCTCCATAGTCGAGCCTCCTTTACTCCATCCGTGAGACATTTGTGAACAGAAACGTGCAGGCAAGCACAGTCAGCATCACACCGCTCGCCACCGCACACGTCGCTAAAGGGCCGATGCGCGCTACCAAGACTCCAGACAACGGCGCTCCAATAAGGCCCGAGGCGCCCATGAAACCGAACATGTAGACGGACAGCACGCGGGCACGGTGCGAAGGCGGGGCTTGTTCTTGAAACATCGTCCGCCCAGTGTTGGTAAAGACTGCAGCGCCTAGTCCCCATGCGCCTCCCGCGGCAAGCGTTCCCCAGAAAGGGAGCCCCACGGCAATGACGCCAAGGCAACAAGAACCGAAAACGAGCGCGCCGAGCTGAGCAGCGCCTTTCCGACGTATTTGGCCATACCACAGCAGCCCCGCCGAACCGAGGATCGTTCCCACGGGAAACATCATATTGAGCAGCGCCAGTTGCCCGATGTCGCCGCCATAGTAGTCCCGCACGAGAATCGGGAAGACCACCATGAAAGGACCAATGAACAAAATCCCAACCGCAGTTACCAGTAAAAATACTGGCAACAAAACGGGAGAGTGTAGAACTTCACGCACCCCTTCGACAATTTCGCTTAAACGGAGTTGTCTGCGAACGGCGCCATGCACGGTTGGCATGGGAGAGAGTTTACGCAGCGGGAGGACGCCGCTCAGAACGATAAGACAGTGCACACACAGGGCAGGCACCGTGCCGACCCAACGCGCCGACCCAGCCGCCAAGGCGCCTACCGCTTGCGTGCCCCACTGCACCAGGGTGAGACTAGTGACGGCGCGCATCAGATTCGGACCCGCGACCTCAGAGAGCAGAGCATCACGCGCAGGCATTACAAATGCCTGCACACTCCCCGCCGCCACCGCATAGACAAGCAAAAGAGGAAGGGTGAGTTTGGCGCTCGCCACAAGAAATACAAGACCAGCTGATAAAAAGGCCGCCAAAAGATGGAGTCCGATGAGCAGCGAACGACGATCATGGCGATCCGCTATCGCTCCGCCGACCAGGATCAGCAACACTGAGGGAAGCATCGTCGCACTTTGCGCGATCCCCACCCATTCCGCCTTGGCATGTAACTCACTGACGACCAGCCAGGAAAAGAGCACGTTTTGCATGCCAATGGCAGTGAACCATGTCGCCACCCCGACGATGAACCATTGATATGAGTCGGCTCCGCGAGGATGCTCTTGCAGGGCAATGTGAGGGGAAGCGGGCTGTTGTAATGGCGCGGATGATGGTGATGACACGTTGCTCCCGATTATCGTAGGGTGCGCACTACGCACCGAGCTACACTCTTTTCCTCTTCTCTCTATCTCTCTCCCGCCAGGGGAGAGAGGATCAAACAAAGGCGCTAGTCTCTTCCCTCTCCCCTTGTGGGAGAGGGCTAGGGTGAGGGGTATTTTATGGAATCGATGCAAACCTTATGTGCTTCGCGTCACACCTTCTGCCCCCGCTCCGCGATCGAGGCCAGACCTTTCACTGCCTCGACGCCGCTGCCGGAAGCTGCGGCCCAGGCAAGCGTAATGAGGCGACTGACGCCAGCATCTTGGTATTTTTTCATGGTATCCAGAGAAGGCCCGTCACCTTGCGCCATCATCAGCACCCCGAACTCGATTGCCTCGGGGTTGCGGCCCTGCTCTTTCGCTAACCGCTTAATCTCTGGAATCGCTTCCGCGAATTTCTCCGGCGGCAAGTTCGCCGGAAACCAACCGTCAGCATACTGGGCCACTCTCTTCAACGCGTATTTAGGATCGTGGGCTCCGAGATAGATGGGCGGGCACGGCTTCTGCGCCGGTTTGGGGCCGATTTTGAGCGGCGGAAATTTGACGAACTCACCTTCATAGCTGACTTCTTCCTTGGTCCAGAGTTCACGCAGCGCTTCCACAGATTCACGGACATGTTTCCAACGCTTGCCGAACTGCACGCCAAAGAGTTGCGCCTCTTCGGCGAACCAACCGGCGCCGACGCCGAAGATGAAACGACCATTGGAGTAGAGATCGAGCGTCGCCGTGGTTTTCGCCACAGTAATCACGTCGTGCTGCGGCAGCAGCGAGATCGCCGTCCCCAGCTTGATCGTCTTCGTGGTCTGCGCCGCCGCCATCAGCGCGATAAAGGGATCGACCAACTCGGCATAAAATGGCGGCACCTTGCCGTCCGCCGAGCGCGGATAGAAGGTGGTGTACTGGGTCGGCACGGCAATGTGCTCAGCCACCCAAAACGACTCGAATCCGAGGTTCTCCGCTTCGCGCGCGATATCGCCAGGATTCCCACTCCTCCCTGTCAAAAAAACCGAGACTCCGATTTTCATAAGAATATCCTCCTTTTCCGTTTTCATTACCGAAGCAGACTGTAGACCGCGAGGGTGCGGGTTGCAAGCAAAGGAATTTGGCTGCGAAGTGTGAAGTTTGCCCGCCAACTAAAAAGCTTTGTTCACCTCGCTTACATCACCAGCGAAAGGAGCCTTGTATGACGATCCAGCGAAATAGATAAGCCTCTGCGGTTTACAGCTTTTGGACAAGCGATTGACCCTCCTCTAGTCGCATACGGCTCGTCTCCGCTATATTCGCGAACATGCTGCACGCTGGAAATATCACGATTCATTTCTTAAACGCCGGGTTTTGGTG
The DNA window shown above is from Deltaproteobacteria bacterium and carries:
- a CDS encoding MFS transporter, whose amino-acid sequence is MSSPSSAPLQQPASPHIALQEHPRGADSYQWFIVGVATWFTAIGMQNVLFSWLVVSELHAKAEWVGIAQSATMLPSVLLILVGGAIADRHDRRSLLIGLHLLAAFLSAGLVFLVASAKLTLPLLLVYAVAAGSVQAFVMPARDALLSEVAGPNLMRAVTSLTLVQWGTQAVGALAAGSARWVGTVPALCVHCLIVLSGVLPLRKLSPMPTVHGAVRRQLRLSEIVEGVREVLHSPVLLPVFLLVTAVGILFIGPFMVVFPILVRDYYGGDIGQLALLNMMFPVGTILGSAGLLWYGQIRRKGAAQLGALVFGSCCLGVIAVGLPFWGTLAAGGAWGLGAAVFTNTGRTMFQEQAPPSHRARVLSVYMFGFMGASGLIGAPLSGVLVARIGPLATCAVASGVMLTVLACTFLFTNVSRME
- a CDS encoding LLM class F420-dependent oxidoreductase, which produces MKIGVSVFLTGRSGNPGDIAREAENLGFESFWVAEHIAVPTQYTTFYPRSADGKVPPFYAELVDPFIALMAAAQTTKTIKLGTAISLLPQHDVITVAKTTATLDLYSNGRFIFGVGAGWFAEEAQLFGVQFGKRWKHVRESVEALRELWTKEEVSYEGEFVKFPPLKIGPKPAQKPCPPIYLGAHDPKYALKRVAQYADGWFPANLPPEKFAEAIPEIKRLAKEQGRNPEAIEFGVLMMAQGDGPSLDTMKKYQDAGVSRLITLAWAAASGSGVEAVKGLASIAERGQKV